A stretch of the uncultured Trichococcus sp. genome encodes the following:
- a CDS encoding YitT family protein produces the protein MKLLHTLKPIVAVIAGNIIVAFAIAAFILPKNLIAGGSTGFAIILNHFFGLNISLVVLIFNGLMFFLGAALLGRKFALTTILSTIIFPTFLTFFRTVPALQDMTDDILLSAIYAGILCGLGVGLVFKVGASTGGMDIPPLLLNKHFRIPVAVGMYAFDVIFLLIQAFFSSMEQILYGLIMVFLTSIVINKVMVTGTNKMQLFIISKKFEEIKEALLYVQDVGLTLVNIETAFEGAQQQAVLCVIEQRKLSAINALVNDIDPFAFVIIGQVHEVAGKGFTLERQSGLVE, from the coding sequence TTGAAGCTTTTACATACATTAAAACCGATAGTTGCAGTCATAGCAGGGAACATCATCGTCGCGTTTGCGATTGCGGCATTCATATTGCCGAAGAATCTGATCGCCGGAGGATCAACGGGGTTTGCCATCATTTTGAATCATTTCTTCGGATTGAACATTTCCTTGGTCGTGCTGATCTTCAACGGCTTGATGTTTTTCCTCGGAGCGGCCTTGCTGGGCAGGAAGTTCGCCTTGACGACGATCCTGAGCACGATCATTTTTCCGACTTTTTTGACTTTTTTCCGGACAGTGCCCGCTTTGCAGGACATGACGGATGACATTTTGCTTTCTGCGATCTACGCTGGAATCCTGTGCGGGTTGGGTGTGGGGCTGGTGTTCAAGGTCGGCGCTTCCACGGGCGGGATGGATATTCCGCCGCTGCTCCTGAACAAGCATTTTCGCATTCCGGTTGCAGTGGGAATGTATGCGTTCGACGTCATTTTTTTGCTGATCCAGGCGTTCTTTTCCAGCATGGAACAGATTCTTTACGGGCTCATCATGGTGTTCCTGACGTCCATAGTCATCAACAAAGTCATGGTAACCGGAACGAATAAGATGCAGCTTTTCATCATTTCCAAAAAGTTCGAGGAAATCAAAGAGGCGTTGCTGTATGTGCAGGACGTCGGTCTGACGCTGGTGAATATCGAAACGGCTTTTGAGGGGGCGCAGCAGCAAGCGGTGCTGTGCGTCATCGAGCAGCGTAAGTTGTCGGCCATAAATGCCCTGGTCAACGACATCGATCCATTTGCTTTTGTGATCATCGGTCAGGTGCATGAGGTTGCCGGGAAGGGTTTCACACTGGAACGCCAGTCCGGATTAGTCGAATAG
- the thiT gene encoding energy-coupled thiamine transporter ThiT, whose product MSKNLNIWIEGTIIAALATVLSLIPFNIGPSFSVTVGAPVMMLYCLRRGLIPGFFASFLWGVLHILIGTAYILTPLQGFIEYFIAFGFTGLAGLYAPKIQQAIADQNQKALVWQVIIGTIVGTVGRYFWHTIAGYYFWGSYAPEGWSAWFYSIVMNGVSALATGAFTIMVLAVIAKTNPQLYVPKKTVRGY is encoded by the coding sequence ATGTCAAAAAATCTGAACATCTGGATCGAAGGGACCATCATTGCTGCTTTAGCAACCGTTTTGTCCCTGATTCCTTTCAATATCGGCCCAAGTTTTTCCGTAACGGTGGGAGCACCGGTCATGATGCTTTACTGCCTGCGCCGTGGTCTGATCCCTGGCTTCTTCGCCAGTTTCCTGTGGGGCGTGCTGCACATCCTGATCGGGACAGCCTATATCCTGACCCCGCTGCAAGGATTCATCGAGTACTTCATCGCCTTTGGTTTCACCGGCTTGGCCGGCTTGTACGCGCCGAAAATACAACAAGCGATCGCGGATCAAAACCAAAAAGCCTTGGTATGGCAAGTCATTATTGGCACCATCGTCGGCACAGTCGGCCGTTATTTCTGGCACACAATCGCCGGCTACTATTTCTGGGGGTCCTACGCCCCTGAAGGCTGGAGCGCATGGTTCTACTCCATCGTCATGAACGGCGTCAGCGCCTTGGCGACCGGCGCATTCACCATCATGGTGCTGGCTGTCATTGCAAAAACCAACCCGCAATTGTACGTTCCGAAAAAAACCGTGCGCGGGTACTGA
- a CDS encoding NAD(P)-dependent oxidoreductase: protein MTTIMITGASGNIGRVLVDHLKKSYELTLVDVHFHDVDPALLEGTIVKELDLTVVGNWDGLLEGIDYVIHLAGNPSPDAIFDDELIDLNYKMPYYLFKESSKYENFVKRIIFASSIHAVSAYPKNVQVHVDAPVRPGDLYGVSKVYLEGLASHFAFTKAQESIGIRIGNFNENIDDPIVDGAGLAEYLSPRDLCHLVDCAIKAKLVEPYLLVNGLSDNRFPRLDISQARTAIGYRPLDDAFVLKGFFKDDNGDPVELSGEEH from the coding sequence ATGACCACGATCATGATCACCGGCGCAAGCGGTAATATAGGAAGAGTTTTGGTGGACCATCTGAAGAAGAGCTACGAACTGACTTTGGTGGATGTCCATTTCCATGACGTCGATCCGGCCCTTTTGGAGGGCACCATCGTCAAGGAATTGGACCTGACTGTCGTCGGCAACTGGGACGGCCTGCTCGAAGGAATCGATTACGTTATCCATCTGGCCGGTAATCCTTCACCAGATGCTATTTTTGACGATGAGCTGATCGATTTGAACTACAAGATGCCCTACTATCTGTTCAAGGAATCCTCCAAGTACGAAAACTTCGTCAAACGTATCATCTTCGCCAGTTCCATCCACGCCGTCAGCGCTTACCCGAAAAATGTGCAGGTTCACGTCGATGCCCCTGTCCGCCCGGGTGATCTTTACGGCGTTTCGAAAGTTTATCTGGAAGGATTGGCCAGTCACTTCGCCTTTACCAAAGCCCAGGAATCGATCGGCATCCGCATCGGCAACTTCAACGAGAATATCGATGACCCGATCGTCGACGGAGCGGGGTTGGCTGAATACCTGTCACCACGGGATTTGTGCCACTTGGTCGACTGCGCCATCAAGGCTAAGCTGGTCGAGCCGTATCTGCTGGTAAACGGGCTGTCGGACAATCGTTTTCCGCGCCTGGACATCTCACAGGCCCGCACCGCCATCGGTTATCGGCCACTAGACGACGCCTTTGTGCTGAAGGGTTTCTTTAAGGATGACAACGGCGATCCCGTCGAACTGTCCGGCGAAGAACACTAA
- a CDS encoding zinc ribbon domain-containing protein YjdM, with amino-acid sequence MELPNCPKCGSPYTYEDGTMLVCPECAHEWSANAAEAANEDQLIVKDANGNLLQDGDTVTVIKDLKVKGSSSALKVGTKVKGIRLVEGDHNIDCKIDGFGAMKLKSEFVKKA; translated from the coding sequence ATGGAATTACCGAATTGCCCGAAATGCGGCTCCCCTTACACTTACGAAGACGGCACAATGCTGGTCTGCCCCGAGTGCGCACATGAATGGAGTGCGAATGCCGCTGAGGCAGCGAACGAAGATCAATTGATCGTCAAGGACGCGAACGGCAACCTGCTGCAGGATGGCGACACTGTCACGGTCATCAAGGACCTGAAAGTCAAAGGCAGCTCGAGCGCATTGAAAGTCGGCACAAAAGTCAAAGGCATCCGTTTGGTGGAAGGCGACCACAACATCGACTGCAAAATCGATGGCTTCGGCGCGATGAAACTGAAGTCCGAATTCGTCAAAAAAGCATAA
- the ppdK gene encoding pyruvate, phosphate dikinase yields the protein MTKQWVYRFSEGKKEQKMLLGGKGANLAEMTNLGLPIPPGFTITTESCIHYFDEGRTLWAALKQQIDSALIDLENAVGKSFHNPANPLLVSVRSGAAFSMPGMMDTILNLGLNDSSVAGLAEQTQNPTFAFDSYRRFIQMFADVVKSVPRIHFESILDTVKNENGYQFDNQLTLEDLTDLVAQYKAVYQRETGETFPQEPLEQLHQAVQAVFSSWNNERAILYREIHNISHNLGTAVTVQSMVFGNRGNDSGTGVAFTRNPATGEKKLFGEFLMNAQGEDVVAGIRTPLDIDTLEEVMPAVYNEFKAIAEKLEDHYADMQDIEFTIEKGKLYLLQTRNGKRTAAAAVAVAVDLADEGLITKEEAVMRIETGQLDQLLHPTFDTQALEDAAQLATGLGASPGAASGHIYFSTAAAEAAQKDGLPVILVRRETSPEDLAGMMSSEGILTARGGMTSHAAVVARGLGKCCVAGCTAAVIDEENKTVVIDDVTLHQGDLLSLDGATGRVYAGNIAKQNATLGGKFSTFMEWVNEMKVLQVKANADSPTDVRQALSLGAEGVGLCRTEHMFFHKDRIPAVRKMILSRTLDERKKYLAELLEMQRQDFQEMFALLQERPMTVRLLDPPLHEFLPTVTADKLALAAAMGTGLAGLEAHIDSLHEVNPMLGHRGCRLAVTYPEIYRMQARAIIEGAIAAAEETGSVITPEIMIPLVCDVDELRFVKAEIVAEINEVFAEKAVTIPYLIGTMIEIPRAAVTSDEIAQAADFFSFGTNDMTQMGFGFSRDDAGKFLQEYEDKGLLKPNPFHSLDVKGIGKLVKLSAKLGRETNPGLVLGVCGEHGGDPESIAFFSSIGLDYVSCSPYRVPIARLAAAQVAIKESKAKMSVQKASALLTGSN from the coding sequence ATGACGAAGCAATGGGTTTACCGTTTTTCAGAAGGCAAGAAAGAACAAAAGATGTTGTTGGGAGGAAAAGGCGCCAACCTCGCCGAGATGACCAATCTCGGCCTGCCCATCCCTCCAGGATTCACGATCACGACGGAATCCTGCATCCATTATTTCGATGAAGGCCGGACACTTTGGGCTGCGCTCAAGCAGCAGATCGATTCCGCCCTCATCGACCTGGAAAACGCGGTCGGGAAATCTTTCCATAACCCTGCCAACCCGTTGCTGGTGTCGGTCCGTTCCGGTGCCGCCTTCTCGATGCCCGGCATGATGGATACGATCCTGAATTTGGGGCTGAACGACTCTTCCGTCGCCGGTCTGGCCGAACAGACGCAGAACCCGACTTTCGCTTTCGACAGCTACCGCCGTTTCATCCAGATGTTCGCCGATGTCGTGAAATCCGTTCCGCGCATCCATTTCGAATCGATTCTGGATACAGTCAAAAATGAGAACGGTTACCAATTCGACAACCAATTGACTCTGGAGGACCTGACCGATCTGGTCGCGCAATACAAGGCCGTCTACCAACGCGAAACCGGCGAAACTTTCCCGCAGGAACCGTTGGAACAATTGCATCAAGCCGTCCAAGCCGTCTTCTCTTCATGGAACAATGAAAGGGCTATCCTTTACCGCGAAATCCACAACATTTCGCATAACCTTGGCACAGCCGTCACCGTCCAAAGCATGGTGTTCGGGAACCGCGGCAACGATTCCGGTACCGGCGTGGCCTTCACGCGCAACCCGGCGACCGGCGAGAAGAAACTGTTCGGCGAATTCCTGATGAATGCGCAAGGCGAAGATGTCGTGGCCGGTATCCGCACCCCGCTGGACATCGACACGCTGGAGGAAGTGATGCCCGCCGTCTACAACGAATTCAAGGCCATCGCCGAAAAATTGGAGGACCACTACGCCGATATGCAGGACATCGAGTTCACGATCGAAAAGGGCAAACTGTACCTGCTGCAGACCCGCAACGGGAAACGGACAGCAGCCGCAGCCGTCGCAGTGGCCGTGGATTTGGCCGACGAAGGCCTGATCACGAAAGAGGAAGCCGTGATGCGCATCGAGACCGGACAGTTGGACCAGTTGCTCCACCCTACTTTCGACACGCAAGCCCTTGAGGACGCAGCCCAGTTGGCAACCGGACTGGGCGCTTCGCCTGGAGCGGCATCCGGGCATATCTACTTCTCCACAGCCGCTGCCGAAGCGGCCCAAAAGGACGGCCTGCCGGTCATCCTGGTCCGCCGCGAAACATCGCCTGAGGATTTGGCCGGCATGATGAGCTCGGAAGGCATCCTGACGGCGCGCGGCGGCATGACATCGCACGCGGCAGTCGTCGCACGCGGTTTGGGCAAATGCTGTGTGGCCGGTTGTACGGCAGCCGTCATCGACGAAGAAAACAAAACCGTCGTCATCGATGACGTGACGCTACACCAAGGCGACCTGCTTTCGCTTGACGGCGCCACCGGCAGAGTCTACGCCGGCAACATCGCAAAGCAAAACGCGACTTTGGGCGGTAAATTCAGCACCTTCATGGAATGGGTCAACGAAATGAAAGTGCTGCAAGTCAAAGCCAATGCGGACTCCCCGACCGATGTCAGACAGGCCTTGTCCCTGGGCGCGGAAGGTGTTGGCCTGTGCCGGACCGAGCATATGTTCTTCCATAAGGACCGGATTCCGGCTGTCCGCAAAATGATTCTTTCCCGCACGTTGGACGAACGCAAAAAATACTTGGCAGAGCTGTTGGAAATGCAACGTCAGGATTTCCAGGAAATGTTCGCTCTGCTGCAGGAGCGGCCGATGACTGTCCGCCTATTGGACCCACCGTTGCATGAATTCCTGCCGACAGTGACTGCGGACAAGCTTGCCTTGGCCGCAGCGATGGGAACCGGCTTGGCTGGTTTGGAAGCGCACATCGACTCCTTGCATGAAGTCAATCCGATGCTCGGCCACCGCGGCTGCCGTCTAGCCGTCACCTACCCGGAAATCTACCGGATGCAGGCGCGCGCCATCATCGAAGGCGCCATCGCTGCAGCCGAAGAAACCGGCAGCGTGATCACACCGGAAATCATGATCCCGTTGGTCTGCGACGTCGACGAGCTGCGCTTCGTCAAAGCGGAAATCGTGGCGGAGATCAACGAAGTCTTCGCTGAAAAGGCTGTGACCATCCCTTACCTGATCGGAACGATGATCGAAATCCCGCGCGCAGCCGTCACTTCCGACGAAATCGCGCAAGCGGCCGACTTCTTCAGCTTCGGCACGAACGATATGACGCAGATGGGCTTCGGCTTCTCCCGCGACGACGCCGGCAAGTTCCTGCAGGAATACGAAGACAAAGGCTTGCTGAAGCCGAATCCGTTCCACTCATTGGACGTGAAAGGCATCGGCAAACTTGTCAAATTGTCCGCCAAACTGGGCCGCGAAACCAACCCAGGCTTGGTGCTAGGCGTCTGCGGCGAACACGGCGGCGATCCGGAATCCATCGCCTTCTTCTCAAGCATCGGCTTGGATTACGTTTCCTGCTCGCCATACCGCGTGCCGATCGCCCGCTTGGCGGCTGCGCAGGTAGCGATAAAAGAAAGTAAAGCGAAAATGTCAGTTCAGAAGGCTTCCGCCTTGCTGACCGGCAGCAACTGA
- a CDS encoding pyruvate, water dikinase regulatory protein — protein sequence MDLNAIYLVSDSVGETADQVIRSALFQFETENYQLKKYSYVQTTEEIDDICAKATDDRKAMIFYTFVKKEMADYMKEQIEKSNLIGVDIYSPVLTGLGQLFQLPAKEKPGMNRQLNEDYFNRVEAIEFSVKYDDGRDPRGIEKADIVLVGVSRTSKTPLSIYLANKNVKVANIPLFPESKPPKEIFTIAPERIIGLVNSPKKLNEVRKERLKTLGLPPSASYAGMERILEELEYADKIMKQIGCEIVDVSNKAIEETADHILHYMDVMNISRKQL from the coding sequence ATGGACCTTAATGCGATTTACCTAGTATCCGATTCCGTCGGCGAGACAGCCGATCAGGTGATCCGTTCCGCCCTCTTCCAGTTCGAGACGGAAAACTACCAACTGAAGAAATATTCCTACGTGCAGACGACTGAGGAAATCGACGATATCTGCGCAAAAGCGACAGACGACAGGAAGGCGATGATCTTCTACACCTTCGTGAAAAAGGAAATGGCCGATTACATGAAGGAACAGATCGAAAAATCCAATCTGATCGGGGTCGACATCTACAGCCCGGTTCTGACCGGTTTGGGGCAACTGTTCCAGCTTCCGGCCAAGGAGAAACCGGGCATGAACCGGCAGCTCAACGAGGACTATTTCAACCGCGTCGAGGCCATCGAATTTTCCGTCAAATACGACGACGGCCGCGATCCGCGCGGCATCGAAAAGGCGGACATCGTACTGGTCGGCGTGTCCCGCACTTCGAAGACACCGCTGTCGATCTATCTGGCGAACAAAAACGTGAAAGTCGCGAACATCCCGCTCTTTCCGGAATCGAAGCCGCCGAAAGAAATCTTCACGATTGCGCCGGAGCGGATCATCGGCCTCGTGAATTCGCCGAAAAAACTCAATGAAGTCCGCAAGGAGCGCCTGAAAACGTTGGGACTGCCGCCCTCCGCCAGCTATGCCGGCATGGAGCGCATCCTCGAGGAACTCGAATACGCAGACAAGATCATGAAACAGATCGGCTGCGAAATCGTCGATGTTTCGAACAAAGCGATCGAAGAAACCGCAGACCACATCCTGCACTATATGGATGTCATGAACATCAGCCGCAAACAACTATAA
- a CDS encoding helix-turn-helix transcriptional regulator: MELSERQKQIIEIVKKQQPISGEKIASILGFARATLRPDFNLLTMSGILQAKPKVGYLINEEHTNSVLVEQIAKQKVEKVMAISVNLTKETSIQDAIIQLFLEDCGSLYVTDNREILGIVSRKDLLKSALGDSDLNAIPVGMVMTKMPNLHTVFSDTLVVDATKLLVTHRIDSLPVLSRSVYEETGKKEVIGKFSKSTASRLLLDIFNKDL, encoded by the coding sequence ATGGAACTCTCCGAAAGGCAAAAACAGATCATCGAAATCGTCAAGAAGCAGCAGCCGATTTCCGGTGAAAAGATTGCCTCCATACTAGGCTTTGCGCGCGCGACGCTGCGGCCTGATTTTAACCTCTTGACGATGAGCGGCATCCTGCAGGCCAAACCGAAAGTCGGTTATCTCATCAACGAGGAGCACACCAACTCGGTGCTGGTCGAACAGATCGCCAAACAGAAAGTCGAGAAGGTCATGGCCATCTCGGTCAACCTCACCAAGGAAACGAGCATCCAGGATGCCATCATCCAGCTTTTCCTGGAGGATTGCGGTTCGCTTTATGTCACCGACAACCGGGAAATACTGGGGATCGTTTCCCGCAAGGATCTGCTCAAGAGCGCTCTGGGCGACTCCGATCTGAATGCCATCCCGGTCGGAATGGTCATGACGAAGATGCCGAATCTGCACACCGTCTTCAGCGATACGCTCGTTGTCGATGCCACGAAATTGCTCGTTACCCATCGCATCGACAGTTTGCCGGTGCTTTCCCGTTCCGTCTATGAGGAAACCGGCAAAAAAGAGGTCATCGGCAAATTTTCGAAATCGACCGCCAGCAGATTGCTGCTTGATATTTTCAACAAAGACTTATAG
- a CDS encoding SNF2-related protein has protein sequence MYEVGFDTQDIYDMTYSDVTYSKGRKLYEDGALRGFRSDPSGTVFMADIKGTKKYEVEVYLDEDGDVDDFYCTCPAFESYEGPCKHVVAFLFAILKSSSGSIEGVRPFSGATALGKKPNTPSRKKYDTEQTKHLLDVLQFELLQENDLIERTPLQVEYTLSMVDYRYDKRYSLRLRVGSVNFYTVKDCGQVIDGLLKGNTIPFGKKFTFSADKYTLSPEDRAIFLTLQQVIDSAAVSSYHYPTAEERKEIVFPPSMVKELMERLAQRPFVTVKTNSYQAGGQRLTPEHLIPDSAKLPISFVVSELPDGGLLFDETTDPARNSVFFEEADILMVDDRFYFLKPSMRERLLSLYEALGDSGHNGLHIPPEAAGDFLAIAIPALQKVATITLEESVRETYRQFPLKTELYLDWKKDRLITEPYFLYGETKIDVTKEAIAQKVLSPDTVVRDRIAEQVFFQKFRDASHNAFTIDEAIYLTDFDDIMPFLYEGLEKLAVDCEIFLTAAAERLLYQPVRSPKIAIEVNNQSRLLDVTFSTDEINIDDLKQMVRQIAANKSYHRLSNGKIVNLRQKEIKELTDAVLQLDVPLKELKAEMSLPLYKAFGVDTDVGIVHQDENFMTLINRMKKPEKIDFDLPEDLKATLRPYQETGYKWLKGLDHYGFGGILADDMGLGKTLQVISFIAGSLGEGDTKPYLVICPSSVLYNWQKEFKQFAPSIQTQLITGTKSERSECVKAAIAENIPVWITSYPLLQRDEDLYEGLAFRTVILDEAQSVKNATAKTTKAASALTANNKIALSGTPIENALSELYTIFSIAQPGLFGTRTDFKKMEPAQIAKKVKPFILRRLKADVLKDLPPKIESIAYIEMTEKQKTAYLSQLQLMRQETKAMLDADTLNENRIKILAGLTRLRQICCDPALVMADYKGGSGKLDRLMEYLAESKENGRRVVLFSQFTQMLAIIREKLDAAGEAYFYLDGQTPNQDRLSLTTRFNDGEKDLFLISLKAGGTGLNLTGGDTVILYDSWWNPAVESQATDRVHRFGQKKVVQVIRMIATGTIEERINELQEQKREMIDSVIQAGGQSVTSLTKEELMQLLEM, from the coding sequence ATGTACGAAGTGGGATTCGATACACAGGATATTTATGATATGACATACAGCGATGTGACGTACAGCAAAGGCAGAAAATTGTATGAGGATGGCGCTTTGCGGGGATTCCGCTCGGACCCTTCCGGCACTGTGTTCATGGCAGACATCAAAGGGACGAAAAAATATGAAGTAGAAGTTTATCTGGATGAAGATGGGGATGTGGATGATTTTTATTGCACCTGTCCGGCCTTCGAAAGCTATGAAGGGCCTTGCAAACACGTGGTCGCCTTTCTGTTTGCGATACTCAAGTCTTCATCGGGTTCCATTGAGGGTGTGAGACCATTCAGCGGGGCAACGGCGTTGGGCAAAAAACCAAACACCCCATCCAGGAAAAAGTACGATACCGAACAGACGAAACACTTGCTGGATGTGCTCCAGTTCGAATTGCTTCAGGAAAACGATCTGATCGAGCGGACGCCTCTTCAGGTGGAATATACACTTTCCATGGTCGATTACCGCTACGACAAACGCTACAGCCTGCGGTTGCGGGTAGGTTCCGTAAACTTTTATACGGTGAAGGACTGCGGGCAAGTCATCGACGGATTGCTGAAAGGGAATACGATCCCTTTCGGCAAGAAGTTCACTTTTTCTGCGGACAAATACACCTTATCCCCGGAAGACCGCGCCATTTTCCTGACGTTGCAACAGGTCATCGATTCCGCGGCCGTGTCCAGTTACCATTATCCGACGGCCGAGGAGCGCAAAGAAATCGTCTTTCCGCCGAGCATGGTGAAGGAACTGATGGAGAGGCTGGCGCAGCGGCCGTTTGTCACGGTCAAAACCAATTCCTATCAGGCCGGCGGACAAAGGCTGACTCCAGAACACTTGATTCCGGATTCAGCTAAGCTTCCGATCAGTTTCGTGGTGAGCGAACTGCCGGATGGGGGTCTTCTTTTCGATGAAACAACGGATCCGGCGAGGAACAGTGTGTTTTTCGAAGAGGCGGACATCCTTATGGTCGATGATCGTTTCTACTTTCTGAAGCCAAGCATGAGGGAACGTCTGCTCAGTCTCTACGAAGCGCTTGGCGATTCCGGCCATAACGGTCTGCATATCCCCCCGGAAGCGGCAGGGGACTTCCTGGCGATCGCCATTCCGGCTCTGCAGAAGGTTGCGACGATAACGCTGGAGGAATCCGTTCGGGAAACCTACCGACAGTTCCCGTTGAAGACGGAACTCTATCTGGACTGGAAAAAGGACCGTTTGATCACGGAACCGTATTTCCTATATGGCGAAACCAAAATTGATGTCACAAAAGAAGCGATAGCCCAAAAGGTGCTGTCGCCCGACACAGTCGTGCGGGACAGGATTGCCGAGCAGGTGTTTTTCCAAAAGTTCAGGGACGCCAGCCATAATGCCTTCACGATCGACGAAGCCATCTATTTGACTGATTTTGACGACATCATGCCGTTTTTGTACGAAGGGTTGGAAAAATTAGCGGTTGACTGCGAGATATTCCTGACCGCTGCCGCCGAAAGATTGCTTTACCAGCCGGTCCGGTCGCCGAAAATCGCCATTGAGGTCAACAACCAGTCGCGGCTTTTGGATGTGACCTTCAGCACCGATGAAATCAATATCGACGATCTGAAACAGATGGTCCGGCAGATTGCAGCGAACAAGTCGTATCACCGCCTGTCCAATGGCAAGATCGTTAATCTGCGCCAAAAGGAAATCAAGGAGCTGACCGATGCGGTCTTGCAGCTGGACGTGCCTTTGAAGGAACTTAAAGCAGAGATGTCCTTGCCGCTCTACAAAGCTTTCGGTGTCGACACCGATGTGGGGATCGTCCATCAGGATGAGAATTTCATGACGCTCATCAATCGGATGAAGAAGCCCGAAAAGATCGACTTCGACTTGCCCGAGGATTTGAAAGCGACTTTGCGTCCCTACCAGGAAACGGGATACAAGTGGCTGAAGGGGCTGGATCACTACGGCTTCGGCGGTATCCTTGCGGACGACATGGGTCTCGGCAAAACGCTGCAGGTCATCAGTTTCATCGCCGGCTCGCTCGGGGAAGGCGACACCAAACCGTATTTGGTCATCTGCCCTTCCAGCGTGCTCTACAATTGGCAAAAGGAATTCAAACAGTTCGCGCCAAGTATCCAAACGCAGCTCATCACCGGGACGAAGAGCGAAAGAAGTGAATGCGTAAAGGCTGCGATTGCCGAAAATATTCCGGTCTGGATCACTTCCTATCCGCTGTTGCAGCGCGATGAGGATCTCTATGAAGGGCTGGCTTTCCGGACCGTCATCCTGGATGAAGCACAGAGTGTCAAGAACGCCACAGCGAAGACGACAAAAGCCGCTTCCGCGCTCACTGCCAACAACAAGATCGCTTTGAGCGGAACGCCGATCGAAAATGCTTTGTCCGAATTGTACACCATTTTCAGCATCGCACAGCCCGGCCTTTTCGGGACGAGAACGGATTTTAAGAAAATGGAACCGGCACAGATCGCCAAAAAAGTAAAACCGTTCATCCTGCGCCGGCTGAAGGCGGACGTACTGAAGGATCTGCCGCCGAAAATCGAATCGATTGCCTACATCGAAATGACCGAAAAACAGAAAACAGCGTACTTGTCCCAGCTGCAGTTGATGCGCCAGGAAACAAAAGCGATGCTGGACGCGGATACGCTGAACGAGAACCGGATCAAAATATTGGCAGGACTGACGCGCCTGCGCCAGATCTGTTGCGATCCGGCCTTGGTCATGGCCGATTACAAAGGCGGTTCGGGCAAACTGGACCGGCTGATGGAGTATCTGGCGGAGTCCAAAGAGAACGGCAGACGCGTTGTCCTGTTCTCCCAGTTCACCCAGATGCTGGCCATCATCCGTGAGAAGCTGGATGCGGCAGGCGAAGCTTATTTTTACCTCGATGGCCAGACCCCGAATCAGGATCGTCTGAGCCTGACGACTCGCTTCAACGATGGCGAGAAGGATCTTTTCCTGATTTCCCTGAAAGCTGGCGGGACCGGTTTGAATTTGACGGGCGGAGATACGGTCATCCTCTACGACTCCTGGTGGAACCCGGCTGTCGAAAGCCAGGCGACCGACCGTGTGCACCGTTTTGGCCAGAAAAAAGTCGTCCAGGTTATCCGCATGATCGCGACCGGCACGATTGAGGAACGCATCAACGAACTGCAGGAACAGAAGCGTGAAATGATCGATTCCGTCATCCAGGCGGGCGGTCAGTCGGTTACTTCCCTGACGAAGGAAGAATTGATGCAGCTGCTGGAAATGTAA
- a CDS encoding threonine/serine exporter family protein, producing MSVTPNPEMDFELYMDTAVLAGKIMLESNAETYRVEETVTRILNKTGLQMTDALALTTGLVATLDNPNMHAITVVKRITERTTNLNRVSRVNAVSRNFVEDKLTIQEAYDALQNIDEIQYSGRQKSFALIGFIQLFIFLMGGTFYDFLAMLPVSAAVSFVLHTAAKWKIRPFIQNLVSSFVIAVMTAVLFELLTFPIQPDTIIISAIMPLLPGTVLTNGIRDTFRGDYMSGAAKILEAFVIAVFIAIGIGAGLVVGGEVIR from the coding sequence ATGTCGGTTACACCTAATCCGGAAATGGATTTTGAATTATACATGGACACGGCGGTCCTGGCCGGGAAAATCATGCTGGAAAGCAATGCGGAAACTTACCGTGTTGAGGAAACAGTGACACGCATCCTGAACAAGACCGGACTGCAGATGACGGATGCCCTGGCTTTGACGACCGGACTTGTGGCCACGCTCGACAATCCGAATATGCACGCGATCACGGTCGTCAAAAGGATCACGGAGCGCACGACGAATCTGAATAGGGTGTCCCGCGTCAATGCCGTTTCGCGGAATTTTGTTGAAGACAAATTGACCATCCAGGAGGCTTATGATGCGCTGCAGAACATCGATGAAATCCAATACAGCGGGCGCCAGAAAAGCTTCGCGCTGATCGGATTCATCCAGCTTTTCATTTTTCTGATGGGCGGCACCTTCTATGACTTTTTGGCGATGCTTCCGGTCAGCGCCGCAGTTTCGTTTGTGCTGCACACCGCGGCCAAATGGAAAATCCGTCCGTTCATCCAAAACCTGGTCTCCAGTTTTGTGATTGCAGTGATGACGGCCGTTTTGTTCGAGCTGTTGACCTTTCCGATACAACCGGATACGATCATCATCAGTGCCATCATGCCCTTATTGCCGGGTACTGTATTGACGAACGGCATCCGTGACACCTTCCGAGGGGATTATATGTCGGGAGCGGCCAAAATATTGGAAGCCTTTGTGATTGCGGTATTCATTGCGATCGGCATCGGTGCCGGTCTGGTCGTCGGCGGGGAGGTGATCCGGTGA